In Oreochromis niloticus isolate F11D_XX linkage group LG5, O_niloticus_UMD_NMBU, whole genome shotgun sequence, a single window of DNA contains:
- the hyal1 gene encoding hyaluronidase-1 isoform X2, translating to MRSFKPAVLLHLILISLVSGLHYPNSPFSKVPFLTVWNAPSANCLSQYGVDLDLGMFNIVQNQNQTFMGQNITIFYAEKLGLYPRYSHQGEAINGGVPQNSSLDKHLKVARENVNTYIPDRGFPGLGVVDWESWRPEWERNWDTKKIYQEGSKALVRSKHPDWSPKQVDDAARVEFNKAARNFMEETLKLGQAARPDGLWGYYGFPNCYNYYSNKSTGYTGECPPVELKRNDKLLWLWSTSSALYPDIYLSIQMQSLSREVLLYCHHRILEAMRAADQVTPFAPPVYAYARIVYTYTLEFLSQEHLVYTIGESAALGSAGVVLWGDHALSKTQATCAAVKSYIDNTLGPYLVNVTSAATLCSQIMCSSHGRCQRKDPQSKAYLHLDPASWKVVSKRKPNGWRKYKVLGRLQPRHVKLMESEFQCRCYAGWRGQSCSEPVQL from the exons ATGAGGTCCTTCAAGCCCGCGGTGCTGCTGCACTTAATTCTGATCAGCCTCGTCTCAGGGCTGCACTATCCAAATTCACCTTTTTCCAAAGTGCCTTTCCTGACTGTGTGGAACGCCCCAAGTGCCAACTGCCTCTCTCAGTATGGCGTTGACCTTGACCTGGGGATGTTTAACATTGTCCAAAACCAGAATCAAACCTTTATGGGTCAGAACATAACCATCTTTTATGCTGAGAAGCTTGGTCTGTATCCAAGGTATTCCCACCAGGGAGAGGCTATTAATGGCGGGGttccacaaaacagcagccttgaCAAACATCTCAAAGTTGCCAGGGAGAATGTAAACACCTATATCCCTGACAGGGGTTTCCCAGGCCTGGGTGTGGTGGATTGGGAAAGTTGGAGACCTGAATGGGAGAGAAACTGGGACACTAAGAAGATATACCAGGAGGGGTCAAAAGCGCTAGTGAGGTCTAAGCATCCAGACTGGAGCCCCAAACAAGTAGATGACGCAGCACGTGTGGAGTTTAACAAAGCTGCGAGGAATTTCATGGAGGAAACTCTGAAATTGGGGCAGGCAGCAAGACCAGATGGTTTGTGGGGCTATTATGGTTTTCCAAACTGCTACAACTACTACAGCAACAAAAGCACAGGCTACACAGGGGAGTGTCCACCTGTGGAgttaaagagaaatgacaagCTTCTCTGGCTGTGGAGCACCTCCTCTGCTCTGTATCCCGACATCTATCTCAGCATCCAGATGCAAAGTCTCAGCAGAGAAGTGCTCCTCTACTGCCACCACCGCATCCTGGAGGCAATGAGAGCAGCGGATCAGGTGACTCCGTTTGCGCCACCCGTGTACGCCTATGCTCGCATCGTCTACACATACACGCTGGAATTTCTCTCTCAG GAGCACCTGGTCTACACTATTGGAGAGAGTGCCGCTTTAGGCTCTGCTGGTGTAGTTCTTTGGGGCGACCACGCTCTTTCCAAAACTCAG GCTACCTGTGCTGCCGTCAAGTCCTACATCGATAACACTCTGGGTCCTTACCTGGTAAACGTGACATCAGCGGCTACGCTTTGCAGTCAGATCATGTGTTCCTCTCATGGACGGTGTCAGAGGAAGGATCCGCAGTCGAAGGCCTACCTCCATCTTGACCCTGCCTCGTGGAAAGTGGTGTCCAAGAGGAAACCAAATGGATGGAGGAAATACAAAGTTTTAGGACGTTTGCAGCCACGTCATGTAAAGCTAATGGAGTCTGAGTTTCAGTGCAGATGTTACGCTGGGTGGAGGGGTCAGAGCTGCTCTGAGCCTGTTCAGCTATAA
- the hyal2a gene encoding hyaluronidase-2, with product MLHGTLLAWKALLLIVPLWDCLFALGLKPTRWPLYSRKPLLLAWNAPIEDCAPRHKIRFQLDQFQIVATPNEGFVNQNLTIFYKERLGLYPYFEQDETPVNGGLPQVASRTRHLEKMPEDVKKYIRSEWATGLAVIDWEDWRPLWIRNWEPKHIYRRHSEELVRQKNPTWTSDRVKRVAQQEFEMSARLFMLDTLKQAKNLRPNQLWGFYLFPDCYNHNYMHTLESYTGRCPDVEESRNDQLKWLWTESTALFPSIYMSSLLRSSASGRQFVRNRVKEGMRLASSGDGLARPVFVYTRPTYMNSLEQLTETDLVSTIGESVALGAAGIIMWGDIAYAHNKTTCSDLDKYLRGTLNQYLLNVSTAAELCSQTLCGSHGRCLRRNPNSDVYLHLNPLTHGIVEKNGKLTVTGELGKAGGLGFEADFQCQCYSGYQGELCDQTDPLHQKGTATRATASPLQCLILLIVCLLMW from the exons ATGTTGCACGGGACTTTGTTAGCTTGGAAAGCTCTGCTGCTGATTGTCCCGCTGTGGGACTGCCTCTTTGCTCTGGGACTGAAGCCCACGAGATGGCCACTGTATTCCCGAAAGCCTCTGCTCCTTGCTTGGAACGCCCCGATTGAAGATTGTGCCCCGCGGCATAAAATTCGTTTCCAGCTGGACCAGTTCCAGATTGTGGCTACACCCAATGAGGGCTTTGTCAATCAGAATCTGACCATCTTCTACAAGGAGCGCTTGGGCTTGTACCCCTATTTTGAACAAGATGAAACACCGGTGAATGGGGGACTTCCGCAGGTGGCCAGTCGCACACGGCACCTGGAGAAAATGCCAGAAGATGTTAAGAAGTACATACGTTCAGAATGGGCCACGGGTTTAGCTGTTATCGACTGGGAGGATTGGCGTCCCCTCTGGATACGTAACTGGGAACCCAAACATATTTACCGCAGACATTCTGAGGAGTTGGTGCGCCAGAAGAACCCAACCTGGACTTCTGATCGGGTGAAAAGAGTGGCCCAGCAGGAGTTTGAGATGTCTGCCAGGCTGTTCATGTTAGACACACTGAAGCAAGCTAAGAACCTGAGGCCCAACCAGCTGTGGGGTTTCTACCTGTTTCCTGACTGCTACAACCACAACTACATGCACACTCTGGAGAGCTACACGGGACGCTGTCCTGATGTGGAGGAGTCTCGCAATGACCAGCTGAAATGGTTGTGGACTGAGAGCACAGCCCTCTTCCCTTCCATCTATATGAGCAGCTTGCTGCGCTCATCAGCCTCCGGACGCCAGTTTGTGCGGAACCGCGTGAAAGAGGGGATGCGTTTGGCCTCATCGGGCGATGGCTTGGCACGTCCTGTCTTTGTGTACACGCGGCCCACATACATGAACTCCCTGGAGCAGCTGACCGAG ACTGACCTTGTGTCCACGATCGGGGAGAGTGTGGCCCTGGGAGCAGCTGGAATAATCATGTGGGGAGATATTGCTTATGCACACAACAAA ACCACCTGCTCTGATCTGGATAAATATCTGCGGGGCACACTGAATCAGTATCTCCTCAATGTCTCCACGGCAGCAGAGCTATGCAGCCAGACTCTTTGCGGCTCTCACGGCCGATGCCTGCGCAGAAACCCAAACAGTGACGTTTACTTGCATCTGAATCCCCTCACCCACGGCATCGTCGAGAAGAACGGCAAGCTGACGGTCACCGGTGAGCTCGGCAAAGCGGGCGGGTTAGGTTTTGAAGCAGACTTCCAGTGTCAGTGCTACAGCGGGTATCAGGGGGAGCTCTGTGATCAAACAGACCCGCTACACCAAAAAGGGACGGCGACTCGAGCCACAGCATCGCCTCTGCAGTGTTTGATCTTACTGATTGTCTGCCTGCTCATGTGGTAA
- the hyal1 gene encoding hyaluronidase-1 isoform X1: MRLVVISQGHKLQSLSTYKVGMRSFKPAVLLHLILISLVSGLHYPNSPFSKVPFLTVWNAPSANCLSQYGVDLDLGMFNIVQNQNQTFMGQNITIFYAEKLGLYPRYSHQGEAINGGVPQNSSLDKHLKVARENVNTYIPDRGFPGLGVVDWESWRPEWERNWDTKKIYQEGSKALVRSKHPDWSPKQVDDAARVEFNKAARNFMEETLKLGQAARPDGLWGYYGFPNCYNYYSNKSTGYTGECPPVELKRNDKLLWLWSTSSALYPDIYLSIQMQSLSREVLLYCHHRILEAMRAADQVTPFAPPVYAYARIVYTYTLEFLSQEHLVYTIGESAALGSAGVVLWGDHALSKTQATCAAVKSYIDNTLGPYLVNVTSAATLCSQIMCSSHGRCQRKDPQSKAYLHLDPASWKVVSKRKPNGWRKYKVLGRLQPRHVKLMESEFQCRCYAGWRGQSCSEPVQL, from the exons ATGAGACTTGTGGTTATTTCACAAGGCCACAAGCTCCAATCCCTCTCTACTTATAAAGTCG GAATGAGGTCCTTCAAGCCCGCGGTGCTGCTGCACTTAATTCTGATCAGCCTCGTCTCAGGGCTGCACTATCCAAATTCACCTTTTTCCAAAGTGCCTTTCCTGACTGTGTGGAACGCCCCAAGTGCCAACTGCCTCTCTCAGTATGGCGTTGACCTTGACCTGGGGATGTTTAACATTGTCCAAAACCAGAATCAAACCTTTATGGGTCAGAACATAACCATCTTTTATGCTGAGAAGCTTGGTCTGTATCCAAGGTATTCCCACCAGGGAGAGGCTATTAATGGCGGGGttccacaaaacagcagccttgaCAAACATCTCAAAGTTGCCAGGGAGAATGTAAACACCTATATCCCTGACAGGGGTTTCCCAGGCCTGGGTGTGGTGGATTGGGAAAGTTGGAGACCTGAATGGGAGAGAAACTGGGACACTAAGAAGATATACCAGGAGGGGTCAAAAGCGCTAGTGAGGTCTAAGCATCCAGACTGGAGCCCCAAACAAGTAGATGACGCAGCACGTGTGGAGTTTAACAAAGCTGCGAGGAATTTCATGGAGGAAACTCTGAAATTGGGGCAGGCAGCAAGACCAGATGGTTTGTGGGGCTATTATGGTTTTCCAAACTGCTACAACTACTACAGCAACAAAAGCACAGGCTACACAGGGGAGTGTCCACCTGTGGAgttaaagagaaatgacaagCTTCTCTGGCTGTGGAGCACCTCCTCTGCTCTGTATCCCGACATCTATCTCAGCATCCAGATGCAAAGTCTCAGCAGAGAAGTGCTCCTCTACTGCCACCACCGCATCCTGGAGGCAATGAGAGCAGCGGATCAGGTGACTCCGTTTGCGCCACCCGTGTACGCCTATGCTCGCATCGTCTACACATACACGCTGGAATTTCTCTCTCAG GAGCACCTGGTCTACACTATTGGAGAGAGTGCCGCTTTAGGCTCTGCTGGTGTAGTTCTTTGGGGCGACCACGCTCTTTCCAAAACTCAG GCTACCTGTGCTGCCGTCAAGTCCTACATCGATAACACTCTGGGTCCTTACCTGGTAAACGTGACATCAGCGGCTACGCTTTGCAGTCAGATCATGTGTTCCTCTCATGGACGGTGTCAGAGGAAGGATCCGCAGTCGAAGGCCTACCTCCATCTTGACCCTGCCTCGTGGAAAGTGGTGTCCAAGAGGAAACCAAATGGATGGAGGAAATACAAAGTTTTAGGACGTTTGCAGCCACGTCATGTAAAGCTAATGGAGTCTGAGTTTCAGTGCAGATGTTACGCTGGGTGGAGGGGTCAGAGCTGCTCTGAGCCTGTTCAGCTATAA